In a genomic window of Oreochromis aureus strain Israel breed Guangdong linkage group 13, ZZ_aureus, whole genome shotgun sequence:
- the slit1a gene encoding slit homolog 1a isoform X2: protein MAIRESWFEAGMGRLAGQPLWMWVAMLSALIVGNASGCPALCTCSGTTVDCHGLGLKTMPRNIPRNTERLELNGNNLTRITKSDFAGLKYLRVLQLVENQITVIERGAFDDMKELERLRLNRNQLQQLPELLFQKNPGLSRLDLSENYIQSIPRKAFRGATDIKNLQLDKNHISCIEDGAFRALRGLEVLTLNNNNISSIPVSSFNHMPKLRTFRLHSNNLNCDCHLAWLAQWLRQRPTIGLFTQCTAPPELRGLNVAEVQKHEFSCSGHQESSSPQPCSTGGGSCPAMCTCSNNIVDCRGKGLTAIPANLPESMAEIRLEQNGIKSVPPGAFSPYKKLRRIDLSNNQISEIAPDAFQGLRSLNSLVLYGNKITDLPKGVFDGLYALQLLLLNANKIHCVRANAFQDLQNLSLLSLYDNKIQTLAKGTFTSLRAIQTLHLAQNPFICDCNLKWLADYLRTNPIETSGARCASPRRLANKRIGQIKSKKFRCSAKEQYVIPGTEDSHLNNACNSDPVCPPKCRCESNVVDCSNLKLTKIPEHIPASTSELRLNNNEITTLEATGAFKNLSQLKKINLSNNKITEIEDGAFEGASSVNELHLTANQMDSVRSGMFRGLEGLRMLMLRNNKISCIHNDSFTGLHNVRLLSLYDNQLTTITPGAFDTLQTLSTLNLLANSFNCDCRLAWLGDWLRSRKIVTGNPRCQRPAFLKEIPLQDVALPDFRCEEGQEETSCVPRPQCPSECTCLETVVRCSNKHLHTLPKGIPRNVTELYLDGNQFSVVPKELSAFKYLQLVDLSNNKINSLTNSSFANMSQLTTLILSYNSLRCIPKMAFSGLHSLRLLSLHGNEISELPDGIFNDVSSLSHLAIGANPLYCDCHLRWLSDWVKTGYKEPGIARCAGPQGMEGKLLLTTPAKKFECSGDVDTAVLAKCNPCLSSPCQNQGICHSDLVEIYRCSCPPGFKGKNCEAVLNACVSSPCANGGTCRMDANQEGQYSCTCPLGFEGPTCETNIDDCDDNDCENGATCIDGVNNYTCFCPPYYTGEMCEEMEDVCAPGRSPCQHESTCLITSSGPKCVCSPGYVGDDCSVDYNDCEEHRCQNGAQCVDELSGYSCICPEGYSGQLCEVPPSLLSLCERADCQNNAPCVERGGRALCQCPPEFGGPRCEKLVSVNFIDRDSYLLLSDLKNWPQANITLQVSTAEDNGILLYNGDNDHMAVELYQGHVKVSYDPGSQPGHAIYSTETINDGQFHTVELVTFDQMVNLSIDGGLPTTMDSFGAVRPLNGEAPLYVGGMPVDVHSGTFRLWQIQNSSSFHGCIQNLYINNELQDFTKTQMKPGVVPGCEPCKKIYCVHGICQPDGVQGPVCHCQPGWSGAHCDQPASNPCQGSKCVHGKCIPLDSQSYRCECAEGYRGALCNQQGELFNPCRHLSCKHGRCQISDTGDAYCHCESGYTGELCDAEIECRGEPVRDFYQVQRGYAICQTTRMVSWVECTGACDTGACCASQRMKRRKYTFECSDGTTFSEEVEKTIKCGCVGCM from the exons agatctgagcgagaACTACATCCAGTCCATTCCCAGAAAAGCTTTCAGGGGAGCTACAGACATCAAAAACCT CCAGCTGGATAAAAACCACATCAGCTGCATAGAGGACGGAGCCTTCAGAGCTCTGAGAGGCTTGGAAGTGCT aacactgaacaacaacaacatcagcagCATCCCCGTCTCTAGCTTCAACCACATGCCCAAACTACGGACTTT CCGTCTCCACTCGAACAATCTGAACTGTGACTGTCACCTGGCGTGGTTGGCCCAGTGGCTCAGGCAGAGGCCTACAATTGGCTTATTCACACAATGCACTGCCCCTCCTGAGCTCAGAGGACTTAATGTGGCAGAAGTACAGAAGCATGAATTCAGCTGCTCAG GACACCAGGAGTCTTCAAGCCCGCAGCCTTGCAGCACCGGTGGAGGCTCTTGTCCTGCCATGTGTACCTGCAGTAACAACATCGTGGACTGTAGAGGAAAAGGTCTGACTGCCATCCCAGCAAACCTGCCCGAGAGCATGGCTGAAAT ACGTCTGGAGCAGAATGGGATTAAGTCTGTTCCACCCGGAGCCTTCTCTCCCTACAAGAAACTGCGTAGGAT AGATCTGAGCAACAACCAGATCTCAGAGATAGCTCCTGATGCCTTCCAGGGCCTGCGGTCCCTCAACTCCTT AGTGCTGTATGGAAATAAGATCACCGATCTGCCTAAGGGGGTGTTTGACGGCCTCTACGCATTACAACTTCT GTTGCTGAATGCCAATAAGATTCACTGCGTTCGTGCCAACGCCTTCCAGGACCTGCAGAATCTCTCGCTGCTATCGCTCTATGACAACAAGATCCAAACCCTCGCCAAGGGCACCTTCACTTCACTACGAGCAATACAGACCCT TCACCTGGCCCAGAACCCATTTATTTGCGACTGTAATCTGAAGTGGCTGGCCGACTACCTGCGCACCAACCCGATCGAGACGAGCGGCGCCCGCTGCGCCAGCCCACGGCGGCTCGCAAACAAACGCATCGGGCAAATAAAGAGCAAGAAGTTCCGCTGCTCTG CCAAAGAGCAGTACGTCATCCCAG GCACAGAGGACAGCCATCTGAACAATGCATGTAACAGTGATCCAGTCTGTCCTCCCAAGTGCCGCTGTGAGTCGAATGTAGTGGACTGCTCCAACCTTAAGCTCACCAAAATCCCCGAGCACATACCCGCATCCACCAGCGAACT CCGCCTTAACAACAATGAGATTACAACTCTGGAAGCAACTGGAGCTTTTAAGAACCTTTCCCAGCTGAAGAAAAT TAACCTCAGCAACAACAAGATCACAGAGATTGAGGATGGGGCATTTGAAGGCGCGTCCTCTGTCAATGAGCTTCACctcacagccaatcagatggaCTCGGTTCGAAGTGGGATGTTCCGTGGCCTTGAGGGACTGCGAATGTT GATGCTGAGGAACAACAAGATCAGCTGTATCCACAATGACAGCTTCACAGGGCTTCACAACGTCCGTCTGTTGTCTCTGTACGACAACCAGCTGACCACAATCACACCCGGAGCCTTCGACACCCTCCAGACTCTATCCACTCT TAACTTATTGGCCAACTCCTTCAACTGTGACTGTCGGCTGGCCTGGCTAGGTGATTGGCTGAGGAGCAGGAAGATTGTAACAGGTAACCCTCGCTGCCAGCGTCCTGCCTTCCTGAAGGAGATCCCGCTCCAGGATGTAGCTCTGCCTGACTTCCGCTGTGAGGAAG GCCAAGAGGAGACGAGCTGTGTGCCTCGGCCCCAGTGTCCCAGTGAATGTACATGCTTGGAGACTGTGGTGCGCTGCAGTAACAAGCACCTTCACACGCTGCCCAAAGGCATCCCCAGGAATGTGACTGAACT GTATCTAGATGGAAACCAGTTCAGTGTTGTTCCAAAAGAACTGTCTGCCTTCAAATACCTACAGCTGGT AGACCTGAGCAACAACAAGATAAACTCTCTGACCAACTCATCCTTCGCTAACATGAGTCAGCTTACCACTCT AATTCTGAGCTATAACTCGCTGCGCTGTATCCCCAAAATGGCTTTCAGCGGACTGCACTCACTTCGACTGCT GTCGCTTCATGGCAATGAAATCTCAGAGCTTCCCGATGGCATCTTTAATGACGTGTCCTCACTTTCCCATTT GGCAATCGGTGCCAACCCCCTGTACTGTGACTGTCACCTGCGTTGGCTGTCGGACTGGGTCAAGACTGGATACAAAGAGCCCGGCATCGCCCGCTGTGCTGGTCCTCAGGGCATGGAGGGCAAACTTCTGCTGACTACACCTGCAAAGAAATTTGAATGTTCAG GTGATGTGGACACAGCAGTGTTGGCCAAGTGTAACCCTTGTCTGTCGAGTCCGTGCCAGAACCAAGGCATCTGTCACAGCGACCTTGTGGAGATCTACAGGTGCAGCTGTCCTCCGGGATTCAAG GGAAAGAACTGCGAGGCGGTTCTGAACGCCTGTGTGAGCAGCCCATGTGCCAATGGAGGAACCTGCCGAATGGATGCAAATCAAGAGGGACAGTACAG TTGTACATGTCCACTGGGCTTCGAGGGCCCGACTTGCGAAACCAATATTGATGACTGCGATGACAATGACTGCGAGAACGGCGCAACCTGCATTGACGGTGTCAACAACTACACCTGTTTTTGTCCCCCCTATTACACAG GTGAAATGTGTGAAGAAATGGAAGATGTGTGTGCCCCCGGTCGGAGCCCCTGCCAACACGAGTCTACCTGCCTCATCACATCCTCTGGACCCAA gtgtgtgtgttctcctggTTATGTTGGtgatgactgcagtgtagactATAATGACTGCGAGGAGCATCGCTGTCAGAATGGAGCTCAGTGTGTGGACGAGCTAAGTGGATATTCGTGCATCTGTCCTGAAGGATATAG CGGTCAGTTATGTGAGGTTCCCCCATCTCTACTGTCACTGTGCGAGCGGGCCGACTGCCAGAACAACGCCCCATGTGTGGAGCGAGGTGGGCGTGCCCTCTGCCAGTGTCCTCCTGAGTTCGGAGGGCCACGCTGTGAGAAGCTGGTCAGCGTCAACTTCATCGACAGAGACTCCTACCTCTTGCTCTCTGACCTTAAGAACTGGCCTCAAGCTAACATCACACTACAG GTATCAACAGCTGAGGACAATGGTATCCTGCTGTACAATGGAGACAATGATCATATGGCGGTGGAGCTCTATCAAGGTCATGTCAAGGTTAGCTATGACCCCGGCAGTCAGCCAGGACATGCCATATACAG TACTGAGACTATCAACGATGGTCAGTTCCACACAGTGGAACTGGTGACCTTTGACCAGATGGTGAACCTGTCCATTGACGGGGGTCTCCCTACCACAATGGACAGCTTTGGGGCGGTGCGGCCCCTCAACGGGGAGGCTCCACTATACGTGGGGG GCATGCCGGTGGACGTGCACTCGGGCACTTTCCGTCTCTGGCAGATCCAGAATAGCTCCAGTTTCCATGGCTGTATCCAGAACCTGTACATAAACAACGAGCTTCAGGACTTCACCAAGACCCAGATGAAGCCCGGCGTGGTACCGGGCTGCGAGCCCTGCAAGAAGATCTACTGCGTACATGGCATCTGCCAACCTGATGGGGTCCAAGGACCTGTTTGCCACTGCCAGCCAGGCTGGAGCGGGGCGCACTGTGACCAGCCTGCTAGCAACCCCTGCCAGGGCAGCAA GTGTGTCCATGGAAAATGCATCCCTCTGGATTCTCAGTCATACCGCTGTGAGTGTGCGGAGGGTTACCGCGGAGCCCTGTGTAACCAGCAAGGGGAGCTGTTTAACCCCTGCCGTCACCTGTCCTGCAAACATGGTCGCTGCCAGATCTCAGACACAGGAGATGCATACTGTCACTGTGAAAGTGGCTATACCGGAGAACTTTGTGATGCAG aaATTGAGTGCAGAGGGGAACCTGTGCGAGACTTCTACCAGGTCCAGCGGGGATACGCTATCTGCCAGACGACACGCATGGTCTCTTGGGTGGAGTGCACTGGAGCCTGCGACACAGGGGCCTGCTGCGCCAGCCAGAGGATGAAACGTCGGAAATACACCTTCGAATGCAGCGATGGGACCACCTTCAGCGAGGAGGTGGAAAAGACCATCAAGTGTGGCTGCGTGGGCTGCATGTAG
- the slit1a gene encoding slit homolog 1a isoform X1 produces the protein MAIRESWFEAGMGRLAGQPLWMWVAMLSALIVGNASGCPALCTCSGTTVDCHGLGLKTMPRNIPRNTERLELNGNNLTRITKSDFAGLKYLRVLQLVENQITVIERGAFDDMKELERLRLNRNQLQQLPELLFQKNPGLSRLDLSENYIQSIPRKAFRGATDIKNLQLDKNHISCIEDGAFRALRGLEVLTLNNNNISSIPVSSFNHMPKLRTFRLHSNNLNCDCHLAWLAQWLRQRPTIGLFTQCTAPPELRGLNVAEVQKHEFSCSGHQESSSPQPCSTGGGSCPAMCTCSNNIVDCRGKGLTAIPANLPESMAEIRLEQNGIKSVPPGAFSPYKKLRRIDLSNNQISEIAPDAFQGLRSLNSLVLYGNKITDLPKGVFDGLYALQLLLLNANKIHCVRANAFQDLQNLSLLSLYDNKIQTLAKGTFTSLRAIQTLHLAQNPFICDCNLKWLADYLRTNPIETSGARCASPRRLANKRIGQIKSKKFRCSAKEQYVIPGTEDSHLNNACNSDPVCPPKCRCESNVVDCSNLKLTKIPEHIPASTSELRLNNNEITTLEATGAFKNLSQLKKINLSNNKITEIEDGAFEGASSVNELHLTANQMDSVRSGMFRGLEGLRMLMLRNNKISCIHNDSFTGLHNVRLLSLYDNQLTTITPGAFDTLQTLSTLNLLANSFNCDCRLAWLGDWLRSRKIVTGNPRCQRPAFLKEIPLQDVALPDFRCEEGQEETSCVPRPQCPSECTCLETVVRCSNKHLHTLPKGIPRNVTELYLDGNQFSVVPKELSAFKYLQLVDLSNNKINSLTNSSFANMSQLTTLILSYNSLRCIPKMAFSGLHSLRLLSLHGNEISELPDGIFNDVSSLSHLAIGANPLYCDCHLRWLSDWVKTGYKEPGIARCAGPQGMEGKLLLTTPAKKFECSGDVDTAVLAKCNPCLSSPCQNQGICHSDLVEIYRCSCPPGFKGKNCEAVLNACVSSPCANGGTCRMDANQEGQYSCTCPLGFEGPTCETNIDDCDDNDCENGATCIDGVNNYTCFCPPYYTGEMCEEMEDVCAPGRSPCQHESTCLITSSGPKCVCSPGYVGDDCSVDYNDCEEHRCQNGAQCVDELSGYSCICPEGYSGQLCEVPPSLLSLCERADCQNNAPCVERGGRALCQCPPEFGGPRCEKLVSVNFIDRDSYLLLSDLKNWPQANITLQVSTAEDNGILLYNGDNDHMAVELYQGHVKVSYDPGSQPGHAIYSTETINDGQFHTVELVTFDQMVNLSIDGGLPTTMDSFGAVRPLNGEAPLYVGGRGPLQNTPPSSPGMPVDVHSGTFRLWQIQNSSSFHGCIQNLYINNELQDFTKTQMKPGVVPGCEPCKKIYCVHGICQPDGVQGPVCHCQPGWSGAHCDQPASNPCQGSKCVHGKCIPLDSQSYRCECAEGYRGALCNQQGELFNPCRHLSCKHGRCQISDTGDAYCHCESGYTGELCDAEIECRGEPVRDFYQVQRGYAICQTTRMVSWVECTGACDTGACCASQRMKRRKYTFECSDGTTFSEEVEKTIKCGCVGCM, from the exons agatctgagcgagaACTACATCCAGTCCATTCCCAGAAAAGCTTTCAGGGGAGCTACAGACATCAAAAACCT CCAGCTGGATAAAAACCACATCAGCTGCATAGAGGACGGAGCCTTCAGAGCTCTGAGAGGCTTGGAAGTGCT aacactgaacaacaacaacatcagcagCATCCCCGTCTCTAGCTTCAACCACATGCCCAAACTACGGACTTT CCGTCTCCACTCGAACAATCTGAACTGTGACTGTCACCTGGCGTGGTTGGCCCAGTGGCTCAGGCAGAGGCCTACAATTGGCTTATTCACACAATGCACTGCCCCTCCTGAGCTCAGAGGACTTAATGTGGCAGAAGTACAGAAGCATGAATTCAGCTGCTCAG GACACCAGGAGTCTTCAAGCCCGCAGCCTTGCAGCACCGGTGGAGGCTCTTGTCCTGCCATGTGTACCTGCAGTAACAACATCGTGGACTGTAGAGGAAAAGGTCTGACTGCCATCCCAGCAAACCTGCCCGAGAGCATGGCTGAAAT ACGTCTGGAGCAGAATGGGATTAAGTCTGTTCCACCCGGAGCCTTCTCTCCCTACAAGAAACTGCGTAGGAT AGATCTGAGCAACAACCAGATCTCAGAGATAGCTCCTGATGCCTTCCAGGGCCTGCGGTCCCTCAACTCCTT AGTGCTGTATGGAAATAAGATCACCGATCTGCCTAAGGGGGTGTTTGACGGCCTCTACGCATTACAACTTCT GTTGCTGAATGCCAATAAGATTCACTGCGTTCGTGCCAACGCCTTCCAGGACCTGCAGAATCTCTCGCTGCTATCGCTCTATGACAACAAGATCCAAACCCTCGCCAAGGGCACCTTCACTTCACTACGAGCAATACAGACCCT TCACCTGGCCCAGAACCCATTTATTTGCGACTGTAATCTGAAGTGGCTGGCCGACTACCTGCGCACCAACCCGATCGAGACGAGCGGCGCCCGCTGCGCCAGCCCACGGCGGCTCGCAAACAAACGCATCGGGCAAATAAAGAGCAAGAAGTTCCGCTGCTCTG CCAAAGAGCAGTACGTCATCCCAG GCACAGAGGACAGCCATCTGAACAATGCATGTAACAGTGATCCAGTCTGTCCTCCCAAGTGCCGCTGTGAGTCGAATGTAGTGGACTGCTCCAACCTTAAGCTCACCAAAATCCCCGAGCACATACCCGCATCCACCAGCGAACT CCGCCTTAACAACAATGAGATTACAACTCTGGAAGCAACTGGAGCTTTTAAGAACCTTTCCCAGCTGAAGAAAAT TAACCTCAGCAACAACAAGATCACAGAGATTGAGGATGGGGCATTTGAAGGCGCGTCCTCTGTCAATGAGCTTCACctcacagccaatcagatggaCTCGGTTCGAAGTGGGATGTTCCGTGGCCTTGAGGGACTGCGAATGTT GATGCTGAGGAACAACAAGATCAGCTGTATCCACAATGACAGCTTCACAGGGCTTCACAACGTCCGTCTGTTGTCTCTGTACGACAACCAGCTGACCACAATCACACCCGGAGCCTTCGACACCCTCCAGACTCTATCCACTCT TAACTTATTGGCCAACTCCTTCAACTGTGACTGTCGGCTGGCCTGGCTAGGTGATTGGCTGAGGAGCAGGAAGATTGTAACAGGTAACCCTCGCTGCCAGCGTCCTGCCTTCCTGAAGGAGATCCCGCTCCAGGATGTAGCTCTGCCTGACTTCCGCTGTGAGGAAG GCCAAGAGGAGACGAGCTGTGTGCCTCGGCCCCAGTGTCCCAGTGAATGTACATGCTTGGAGACTGTGGTGCGCTGCAGTAACAAGCACCTTCACACGCTGCCCAAAGGCATCCCCAGGAATGTGACTGAACT GTATCTAGATGGAAACCAGTTCAGTGTTGTTCCAAAAGAACTGTCTGCCTTCAAATACCTACAGCTGGT AGACCTGAGCAACAACAAGATAAACTCTCTGACCAACTCATCCTTCGCTAACATGAGTCAGCTTACCACTCT AATTCTGAGCTATAACTCGCTGCGCTGTATCCCCAAAATGGCTTTCAGCGGACTGCACTCACTTCGACTGCT GTCGCTTCATGGCAATGAAATCTCAGAGCTTCCCGATGGCATCTTTAATGACGTGTCCTCACTTTCCCATTT GGCAATCGGTGCCAACCCCCTGTACTGTGACTGTCACCTGCGTTGGCTGTCGGACTGGGTCAAGACTGGATACAAAGAGCCCGGCATCGCCCGCTGTGCTGGTCCTCAGGGCATGGAGGGCAAACTTCTGCTGACTACACCTGCAAAGAAATTTGAATGTTCAG GTGATGTGGACACAGCAGTGTTGGCCAAGTGTAACCCTTGTCTGTCGAGTCCGTGCCAGAACCAAGGCATCTGTCACAGCGACCTTGTGGAGATCTACAGGTGCAGCTGTCCTCCGGGATTCAAG GGAAAGAACTGCGAGGCGGTTCTGAACGCCTGTGTGAGCAGCCCATGTGCCAATGGAGGAACCTGCCGAATGGATGCAAATCAAGAGGGACAGTACAG TTGTACATGTCCACTGGGCTTCGAGGGCCCGACTTGCGAAACCAATATTGATGACTGCGATGACAATGACTGCGAGAACGGCGCAACCTGCATTGACGGTGTCAACAACTACACCTGTTTTTGTCCCCCCTATTACACAG GTGAAATGTGTGAAGAAATGGAAGATGTGTGTGCCCCCGGTCGGAGCCCCTGCCAACACGAGTCTACCTGCCTCATCACATCCTCTGGACCCAA gtgtgtgtgttctcctggTTATGTTGGtgatgactgcagtgtagactATAATGACTGCGAGGAGCATCGCTGTCAGAATGGAGCTCAGTGTGTGGACGAGCTAAGTGGATATTCGTGCATCTGTCCTGAAGGATATAG CGGTCAGTTATGTGAGGTTCCCCCATCTCTACTGTCACTGTGCGAGCGGGCCGACTGCCAGAACAACGCCCCATGTGTGGAGCGAGGTGGGCGTGCCCTCTGCCAGTGTCCTCCTGAGTTCGGAGGGCCACGCTGTGAGAAGCTGGTCAGCGTCAACTTCATCGACAGAGACTCCTACCTCTTGCTCTCTGACCTTAAGAACTGGCCTCAAGCTAACATCACACTACAG GTATCAACAGCTGAGGACAATGGTATCCTGCTGTACAATGGAGACAATGATCATATGGCGGTGGAGCTCTATCAAGGTCATGTCAAGGTTAGCTATGACCCCGGCAGTCAGCCAGGACATGCCATATACAG TACTGAGACTATCAACGATGGTCAGTTCCACACAGTGGAACTGGTGACCTTTGACCAGATGGTGAACCTGTCCATTGACGGGGGTCTCCCTACCACAATGGACAGCTTTGGGGCGGTGCGGCCCCTCAACGGGGAGGCTCCACTATACGTGGGGGGTAGGGGCCCTCTCCAGAACACACCTCCCTCCTCTCCAG GCATGCCGGTGGACGTGCACTCGGGCACTTTCCGTCTCTGGCAGATCCAGAATAGCTCCAGTTTCCATGGCTGTATCCAGAACCTGTACATAAACAACGAGCTTCAGGACTTCACCAAGACCCAGATGAAGCCCGGCGTGGTACCGGGCTGCGAGCCCTGCAAGAAGATCTACTGCGTACATGGCATCTGCCAACCTGATGGGGTCCAAGGACCTGTTTGCCACTGCCAGCCAGGCTGGAGCGGGGCGCACTGTGACCAGCCTGCTAGCAACCCCTGCCAGGGCAGCAA GTGTGTCCATGGAAAATGCATCCCTCTGGATTCTCAGTCATACCGCTGTGAGTGTGCGGAGGGTTACCGCGGAGCCCTGTGTAACCAGCAAGGGGAGCTGTTTAACCCCTGCCGTCACCTGTCCTGCAAACATGGTCGCTGCCAGATCTCAGACACAGGAGATGCATACTGTCACTGTGAAAGTGGCTATACCGGAGAACTTTGTGATGCAG aaATTGAGTGCAGAGGGGAACCTGTGCGAGACTTCTACCAGGTCCAGCGGGGATACGCTATCTGCCAGACGACACGCATGGTCTCTTGGGTGGAGTGCACTGGAGCCTGCGACACAGGGGCCTGCTGCGCCAGCCAGAGGATGAAACGTCGGAAATACACCTTCGAATGCAGCGATGGGACCACCTTCAGCGAGGAGGTGGAAAAGACCATCAAGTGTGGCTGCGTGGGCTGCATGTAG